A window of the Sciurus carolinensis chromosome 19 unlocalized genomic scaffold, mSciCar1.2 SUPER_34, whole genome shotgun sequence genome harbors these coding sequences:
- the LOC124973475 gene encoding olfactory receptor 2AJ1-like, with product MMFFATLTGHGLLILLILVDPLLHIPMYFFLWQLSLIDILFTLAIVPKMMSDFLLHKTAISASGCGTQIFLGWALGGTECILLGLMSCDRYMAISKPLGYLLLMNWPLCRQMVLNSWLSSAFNVLVRTVYTMSFPFCGPREIHHFYCELPGVLRLSCEDTLPYEMGVLIGRRRAFSTCSSHLTVVSLFYGAIIFMYMRPISSHTSGQDKVVSVFYTILTPMLNPLIYSLQNKDVVGALGRVLWKRSEYVKM from the exons ATGATGTTCTTCGCCACACTGACTGGACACGGCCTCCTGATCCTGCTGATCCTGGTGGACCCCCTTCTGCACATCCCGATGTACTTTTTCCTGTGGCAGCTCTCTCTCATCGACATCCTGTTCACACTGGCCATTGTCCCCAAGATGATGTCTGACTTCCTTCTGCACAAGACTGCCATCTCTGCTTCTGGCTGTGGAACACAAATCTTCCTGGGATGGGCCTTGGGTGGGACCGAGTGCATCCTTTTGGGACTTATGTCCTGTGACCGATACATGGCCATCTCCAAGCCTCTCGGCTACCTGCTGCTCATGAACTGGCCCCTCTGCAGGCAGATGGTGCTGAACTCATGGTTGAGCAGTGCTTTCAATGTGTTGGTGCGCACGGTCTACACCATGAGCTTCCCTTTCTGTGGACCCAGAGAAATCCATCATTTTTACTGCGAACTCCCTGGTGTCCTGCGGCTGTCTTGTGAGGACACCTTGCCCTACGAGATGGGGGTGTTGATC GGCCGGAGGagagccttctccacctgctcctctcacCTGACCGTGGTCAGCCTATTCTACGGCGCCATCATTTTCATGTACATGAGGCCGATCTCTTCACATACTTCAGGCCAAGATAAAGTCGTGTCTGTCTTCTACACCATTCTGACACCAATGCTCAACCCCTTGATCTATAGTCTTCAAAATAAGGATGTGGTGGGAGCCCTGGGAAGAGTCCTATGGAAGCGATCTGAATATGTGAAGATGTGA